One genomic window of Elaeis guineensis isolate ETL-2024a chromosome 2, EG11, whole genome shotgun sequence includes the following:
- the LOC105042244 gene encoding probable lactoylglutathione lyase, chloroplastic, whose translation MARSIPITASSTTTSSSLSDFAPRARFRLSSKPSRRLALLQLGSAIPQPNLLGIKTSKLIRAEGTAQASTGVSEEGALQWAKKDNRRLLHVVYRVGDLDKTINFYTECLGMKLLRKRDIPEEKYSNAFLGYGPEDSHFAVELTYNYGVNKYDIGTGFGHFGIAVEDVSKTVELIRAKGGKVTREPGPVKGGRTVIAFIEDPDGYKFEILERGPTPEPLCQVMLRVGDLDRSINFYEKAFGMELLRKRDNPQYKYTVAMMGYGPEDKNAVLELTYNYGVKEYDKGNAYAQIAIGTDDVYRTAEAVKLFGGKITREPGPLPGINTKITACLDPDGWKTVFVDNVDFAKELE comes from the exons ATGGCAAGGTCTATCCCCATTACCGCCTcctccaccaccacctcctcgtcGCTCTCCGACTTCGCACCCCGCGCTCGATTCCGCCTCTCCTCGAAGCCTTCTCGCCGGCTTGCCCTCCTCCAGCTGGGCAGCG CTATACCCCAGCCAAATTTGCTTGGAATAAAAACCTCTAAGTTGATTAGAGCAGAAGGAACTGCACAAGCAAGCACTGGTGTTAGTGAAGAAGGTGCCTTGCAGTGGGCAAAAAAGGATAACCGGAGGCTGCTTCATGTTGTCTATCGTGTTGGAGACTTGGATAAGACAATAAA TTTCTACACGGAGTGCTTGGGAATGAAGTTGCTGAGGAAACGTGACATACCTGAAGAAAAATACTCGAATGCCTTCCTTGGATATGGGCCCGAGGACTCACATTTTGCTGTTGAACTCACTTACA ACTATGGGGTCAACAAATATGATATAGGAACTGGCTTTGGTCATTTTGGTATCGCAGTGGAAGAT GTGTCCAAAACAGTGGAGCTTATAAGAGCCAAAGGAGGAAAGGTGACTAGAGAACCTGGTCCTGTAAAAGGTGGTAGAACTGTGATTGCTTTTATTGAAGACCCTGATGGTTAtaagtttgagattttggaaaggggTCCTACACCAGAGCCCTTGTGTCAAGTAATGCTCCGTGTAGGAGATCTTGATCGATCCATAAATTTCTATGAGAAG GCTTTTGGAATGGAGCTTCTACGCAAACGTGACAATCCTCAGTACAAG TACACAGTAGCAATGATGGGATATGGTCCTGAAGATAAAAATGCAGTGTTGGAGTTGACCTATAACTATGGAGTTAAAGAGTATGACAAAGGAAATGCCTATGCACAG ATTGCTATAGGCACAGATGATGTTTATAGAACTGCAGAAGCAGTAAAATTATTTGGTGGAAAGATCACCCGTGAACCTGGGCCCTTACCTGGCATCAACACCAAGATTACTGCCTGCTTAGATCCTGATGGCTGGAAAACG GTGTTTGTTGACAATGTAGACTTTGCCAAAGAACTGGAGTGA